Below is a window of Allomuricauda ruestringensis DSM 13258 DNA.
TTTCTGTCCCAGATACCTATCGGCCAAAAAGCCCCCGGGAATGCTCATTACGTAGACCAACATGGTGTACCATCCATAAAGCGCCAAGGCTTCGGTGGTTGTCCACCCCAATCCACTTTGTGGGTTACTGTCCAAAGTTTCGGCCGTCATGTACAGGGTAAGGAGGGCGCGCATTCCGTAGTAGGAAAATCGTTCCCACATTTCGGTGAAGAACAATACGTACAATCCTACCGGATGGCCAAATAACTCTCTTTTGTGGGCTGGTTTGGTTACTGCTGACATAAATTTATTATTTGATTATAAGTTTTCCTTAATGAAGTTGGTCATTTTTGTATAAAGGTGCAATCGGGTATTGCCACCATAAATACCGTGGTTTTTATCGGGGTAAATGGCCCAATCGAACTGCTTGTTGGCCTGCACCAATGCCTCGATCATTCGCATAGTGTTCTGCACGTGCACATTGTCGTCACCCGAGCCATGCACCAACAAATAGTTACCTTTTAACAATTCTGGATAATTGAACGGTGAGTTATCATCATACCCCGTAGGGTTTTCTTGTGGCGTCTGCATGTAACGTTCAGTGTAAATGGTGTCATAAAAACGCCATGAGGTCACGGGTGCCACGGCAATGGCCATTTCAAAAGTATCGTTGCCTTTTAGCAAACAGTTGGTGGACATAAAACCACCGTAGCTCCATCCCCATATTCCTGTTCTGCTTTTATCAATATAAGAGCGATCGCTCAATTTTTGGGCTGCGGCAATCTGATCTTCCACCTCATATTTTCCCAACTCTTTTTGGGTCAATTTTTTAAAATCACGCCCTTTCAGACCAGTTCCCCTTCCATCTACACAGGCCACAATATAGCCTTGAGATGCTAAAAGTTGATGCCAATAGTCATTGCTGCCCATCCATCGGTTGGCCACTTGTTGCGAACCCGGACCGCTGTATTGGAACATAAACAAGGGATATTTTTTGTTAGGATCAAAATCGGCAGGTTTGATCATGTACATATTGAGGTCGTACCCGTTTATGTTTATGGTGGAAAACGCTTTGGGGGCAATCTCGTACCCTTCCAATTTGTTCAGCAGAGCTGAATTGTCCTTGATCTCCTTGAGCAATTTACCATCGGATGCTTTGTGCAATGTAAATTTGTATGGTGTGCTTGCACTTGAAAAAGTGTTGATATAGTAGGTAAAGTCACTACTGAAAGCCGCTGAGTTTGTCCCCTCTTCTGTGGAAAGCGCCTTTTTACGTTTCCCTTTGGTGGAAATGCTATACACTCCCCTGTTGATGGAACCATTTTCTACCGACTGATAAAAAATACGGTCATGCTTTTCATCATAGCCATAGTAACGGGTCACTTCCCATGGGCCTTCGGTTATTTGATTTTTTAGTTTACCATCTCTTCCGTATAGATAGAGGTGATTGAAACCGTCTGTCTCGCTTGTCCATATAAAACTATCATCATCCAAAAAAGTTAGGTCATCATCAATATCCACGTAGGCTTCATCCGTTTCTTCCAATAAAATGGATACTGAATTATCTTTTGCATTTACGACGTAGAGCTTCAAATCGTTCTGATGCCTGTTCAAGGTCTGAACACTCAAATCATTTGGATTGTGCATCCATTTGATTCTCGGAATGTAGTATGGATCATTCAAATCGACATCTGCAATATTGCCCGAAGCCACATCGTACATATGCAAAGTAACTATGGAGTTCTTTTCCCCTGCTTTGGGGTATTTAAATTCATGTTGATAGGGGTATAAATCTTTTCCGTAGACATCCATCGAAAAATGTGGAACTTCGGTTTCATCAAATCGAAGGAATGCAATTTTGGTTCCGTCGCTATTCCATTCAAAGGCCCGTACAAAGGCAAACTCCTCTTCGTATACCCAATCGGTCACCCCATTAATAATGGTTCCTTTGCTGCCATCTGTAGTTACTTGCTTGGTGGTATTGGCCGTCAAATCCAAAATATACAGGTTATTGTCCAGCACATAGGCCACTTTGCTGCCATCGGGAGAAAGTATGGGTTCTTGGATTTTGGTCTCGGAAATTTTTGCCAATTCTTTGGAGGCGATGTCGTACACATAATAAATTCCCAAACGAGAATGTCTAAAAATGGGCTCTACTTCAGTGGCCAAAAGCACTTTGGATTCATCATCGCTAAAGGTGTAGGATGAAAAATAAGGAATGGCATCGGAAGAGGCCACAATGGTTTCCACCTTTTCCAAGGTTTCGTAGTCATATTTATCCAAACTACTGGAACGCGGGGAACGAGCGGTGTTTAAAATGGTGTATTGTGTGCCGTTGTCCATGGACCGAAGGACGTCCATGTGTTCTGTCCTGAATTCTCCTCCCCAAATCTCTTCAAGGGTTATTTTTTTCTTTTGTGCCGTGGTAAAAGTCAAAACTCCTAAAAGAAATAGGAATAGAAAAGACTGTTTGTTCATGAAGTGAAAAATTGATTAAAAACTTCCAAGTTTACTAATATTTATCGGAAAAATAAATTTTGATGTTGCGTTTGCAACAAATTTTAACCTTTGAACAACCGCTGGCCTTTCAAAATTGTTGTTAGCCCCACCTAAACGGTCAATATCCGTATATTTGAATGCTTTAATCCAGCTCTATGAATACTCCCGTTGAAGGATTTTCCAAACTATCCAAAGCCAAAAAAATAGATTGGATAGCCACCAATTGTACCAAAGACCCTGAAAATACCCGACAGTTGTTGGAACAATATTGGAACAGTGACCAAAAAGTGCAGAAGTTGCACGATGAATTTATAGAAAACACCATTTCCAATTACTATTTGCCTTTTGCCATTGCTCCCAATTTTTTGATCAATGGAGATTATTTGGCCATTCCCATGGCCATTGAGGAAAGCTCAGTAGTTGCCGCAGCCAGTAAAGCTGCCAAGTTTTGGTTGGAACGCGGAGGTTTTAAAACGGAAATCCTTGGAACGGAAAAAGTGGGGCAAGTACACTTTATTTATA
It encodes the following:
- a CDS encoding S9 family peptidase produces the protein MNKQSFLFLFLLGVLTFTTAQKKKITLEEIWGGEFRTEHMDVLRSMDNGTQYTILNTARSPRSSSLDKYDYETLEKVETIVASSDAIPYFSSYTFSDDESKVLLATEVEPIFRHSRLGIYYVYDIASKELAKISETKIQEPILSPDGSKVAYVLDNNLYILDLTANTTKQVTTDGSKGTIINGVTDWVYEEEFAFVRAFEWNSDGTKIAFLRFDETEVPHFSMDVYGKDLYPYQHEFKYPKAGEKNSIVTLHMYDVASGNIADVDLNDPYYIPRIKWMHNPNDLSVQTLNRHQNDLKLYVVNAKDNSVSILLEETDEAYVDIDDDLTFLDDDSFIWTSETDGFNHLYLYGRDGKLKNQITEGPWEVTRYYGYDEKHDRIFYQSVENGSINRGVYSISTKGKRKKALSTEEGTNSAAFSSDFTYYINTFSSASTPYKFTLHKASDGKLLKEIKDNSALLNKLEGYEIAPKAFSTININGYDLNMYMIKPADFDPNKKYPLFMFQYSGPGSQQVANRWMGSNDYWHQLLASQGYIVACVDGRGTGLKGRDFKKLTQKELGKYEVEDQIAAAQKLSDRSYIDKSRTGIWGWSYGGFMSTNCLLKGNDTFEMAIAVAPVTSWRFYDTIYTERYMQTPQENPTGYDDNSPFNYPELLKGNYLLVHGSGDDNVHVQNTMRMIEALVQANKQFDWAIYPDKNHGIYGGNTRLHLYTKMTNFIKENL